A window from Cryptomeria japonica chromosome 1, Sugi_1.0, whole genome shotgun sequence encodes these proteins:
- the LOC131044853 gene encoding protein transport protein SEC23 A: MANTPQNSNPVPSPSTPAPSLERRFSTTPPLAYRSPLANRFSPQTPTTQNLPNDRFQSSPSTDRFHHVGVSTSSSPAVGSPSSSLPSSSPSASVKPDGKMAGPSPSPSTSPYQILNGSTEGLTSVPGFQPPDVSTISPILYKQGSGSGSKTADTSSGVVQFNAPPGPPIFSSPARPAAAPFSPMPPMPQHPGTGASQFSNIPFSFSKGKSSGALLPTSSLPPAVYSNGTPEPLSVDLDANFDNSSLSAASPYVLFSSHKVLNQKKLSNTSSIGFGAIVSPGRDTVPGPQTVQHSPYRCQNCGAYVNLYCSIMPSTGEWKCIICNKLNSSEGEYRAASSHDLRNWPELSSTVVDYVETGTRRPGFVPVSDSRMSAPVILVIDECLDEPHLQHLQSSLHAFVDSLPPTTRIGIVTYGRTVSVYDFCESGIASADMLPGGQSPSQESLKNMIFGTGLYLAPLHASLNVAHNVFSSLRPFRGDQPEVARDRCLGTAVEVALALIQGPSAEMSRGTVKRSGGNSRIMICAGGPNTFGPGSVPYSLSHPNYAYLEKKAMKWMDHLGREARRHDTVVDILCAGTCPVRIPILQPLAKASGGVLVLHDDFGEAFGVNLQRAAIRAAGSQGIFEIRCSDGIFVNRIIGPGEDSHSDGHETFKNDSSASVQMLSVEDTQSFAVTMELKRDIKEKHVFFQFAACYMDFYQANISRIITIRLPTTADLAAYLNSIEVDVLAVLIGKRAVLQAKDSSDAVDIRLAIDERVKDITAKFGTQLPKVKLRRFPKELSLLPEYLFHLRRGPLLGSIIGHEDERSVLRNLFLQASFDLSLRMLAPRVLMHREGGTFEELPAYDLAMQSDAAVVLDHGTDVFIWMGADLSTQEGKSAAALAACRTLAEELTEQRFPAPRILSFKEGSSPARYFVSRLIPAHKDPRYEQEARFPQLHTLTLEQRTKLKSSFFHVDDLSFCEWMRSMKLVPPEPS, encoded by the exons ATGGCGAATACTCCCCAGAATTCGAATCCTGTACCTTCTCCCAGCACACCCGCGCCTTCTTTAGAAAGGCGTTTTTCAACAACCCCACCTCTTGCATATAGGTCCCCTTTGGCCAACAGATTTAGCCCTCAAACCCCAACAACTCAAAATCTGCCAAATGACAGGTTTCAAAGTAGTCCGTCAACAGACAGATTTCATCATGTGGGTGTGTCCACATCATCATCGCCTGCAGTGGGTTCCCCGTCATCTTCATtaccttcttcttctccatcaGCATCAGTAAAACCAGATGGGAAAATGGCTGGGCCAAGCCCAAGTCCGAGCACTAGCCCATATCAGATCCTAAATGGATCCACAGAGGGTCTGACCAGTGTACCTGGATTCCAACCCCCTGACGTCAGTACAATATCCCCCATTCTTTATAAACAGGGCAGTGGCAGTGGGAGCAAGACAGCAGATACTAGTTCTGGTGTTGTGCAATTCAATGCCCCTCCCGGTCCTCCAATCTTCAGCTCCCCAGCTAGACCTGCTGCTGCACCATTCAGTCCCATGCCACCAATGCCACAGCATCCTGGCACTGGAGCTTCCCAATTCTCCAATATTCCCTTCAGCTTCAGTAAAGGGAAATCGTCTGGGGCGCTGCTTCCCACATCATCGTTGCCTCCTGCAGTCTATTCCAATGGGACGCCGGAGCCGCTGTCTGTGGATTTGGATGCTAATTTTGATAACTCAAGCTTGTCTGCAGCATCGCCCTATGTGCTGTTCTCCTCACACAAG GTGCTTAACCAAAAAAAGCTGAGCAACACTTCAAGCATTGGATTTGGTGCAATAGTTTCTCCTGGAAGGGACACAGTGCCGGGTCCTCAAACTGTGCAACACAGTCCATACCGTTGCCAGAACTGCGGAGCATATGTTAACCTCTACTGTAGCATCATGCCAAGCACTGGGGAGTGGAAATGTATTATTTGCAATAAGCTAAATAGCAGTGAAGGTGAATACCGAGCAGCAAGTAGTCATGATCTTCGAAATTGGCCTGAGCTTTCATCAACTGTTGTGGATTATGTTGAAACAGGCACCCGACGACCTGGGTTTGTCCCTGTCTCTGACTCAAGAATGTCGGCTCCAGTTATACTTGTCATTGATGAGTGCCTGGATGAACCTCATCTCCAGcatttgcagagttctcttcatgccTTTGTTGATTCTCTTCCTCCAACTACAAGGATTGGAATTGTTACATATGGGCGTACTGTCTCAGTATATGATTTTTGCGAAAGTGGAATAGCATCTGCAGATATGCTTCCAGGGGGTCAATCTCCATCACAGGAATCCTTGAAAAATATGATTTTTGGTACTGGTCTTTATCTGGCTCCTCTTCATGCATCACTTAATGTTGCACATAATGTGTTCTCGTCATTGAGACCGTTCAGGGGTGATCAACCAGAAGTAGCAAGAGATAGATGCCTTGGCACTGCAGTTGAGGTTGCTCTTGCCCTTATTCAAGGCCCATCAGCAGAGATGTCTCGAGGCACAGTTAAACGCTCTGGAGGCAATAGTCGAATAATGATATGTGCAGGGGGACCTAATACCTTTGGGCCTGGATCTGTTCCTTATTCATTAAGCCATCCAAACTATGCATATCTGGAAAAGAAGGCAATGAAATGGATGGATCATTTAGGTCGTGAAGCCCGTCGTCATGACACTGTTGTAGATATCCTTTGTGCTGGAACATGTCCAGTTAGAATTCCCATTTTGCAACCTCTAGCAAAAGCTTCAGGTGGTGTGCTAGTTCTTCATGATGACTTTGGAGAGGCATTTGGAGTCAACTTGCAAAGGGCAGCAATAAGAGCAGCAGGGTCTCAGGGCATTTTTGAAATTCGTTGTTCAGATGGCATTTTTGTGAATCGAATCATAGGACCAGGTGAAGATTCTCATTCAGATGGTCATGAGACCTTCAAAAATGATAGTTCAGCTTCTGTTCAGATGCTAAGTGTAGAAGACACTCAGAGCTTTGCTGTGACCATGGAACTCAAGAGGGATATAAAAGAAAAGCATGTTTTCTTCCAGTTTGCAGCTTGTTACATGGATTTTTATCAAGCAAATATTTCCAGGATTATCACAATCCGATTGCCAACTACAGCTGACCTAGCAGCCTACTTAAACAGCATTGAAGTTGACGTGCTTGCTGTTCTCATAGGCAAAAGGGCAGTTTTGCAAGCAAAGGATTCTTCTGATGCTGTGGATATACGCCTTGCAATTGATGAAAGGGTTAAGGATATTACTGCAAAGTTTGGAACACAACTGCCTAAAGTTAAGTTGCGACGCTTTCCAAAGGAGCTCTCTCTACTTCCTGAATACCTGTTTCATTTGAGGCGTGGTCCTCTTTTGGGAAGTATTATTGGTCATGAAGATGAAAGATCAGTTCTCAGAAACCTCTTTTTACAAGCTTCTTTTGATTTATCGCTCCGCATGTTGGCTCCACGTGTGTTAATGCACCGAGAAGGAGGCACATTTGAGGAGTTGCCTGCATATGATCTTGCCATGCAGTCTGATGCAGCTGTTGTGCTTGATCATGGAACTGATGTTTTTATATGGATG GGTGCAGATCTTTCCACCCAGGAAGGAAAGAGTGCGGCAGCATTAGCAGCATGTAGAACTCTTGCTGAGGAACTAACAGAGCAACGGTTTCCTGCTCCTCGCATCCTTTCATTTAAA